The Streptomyces sp. Mut1 genome window below encodes:
- a CDS encoding NmrA family transcriptional regulator — protein MADETRKRTQETANTAAVLVTSGTGKTGRRVVERLTARGVPVRVGSRRGEVPFDWADESGWEAALSGMEAAYVAYAPDLGAPGAPGAMTAFGEVARRCGVRRLVLLSGRGEPEAEAAEEALRAAAGDAELTVLRSAFFTQNFSEGALLGPVRAGVLAFPAGDTAEPFVDADDLADVVVRVLCGEGGAGRVHELTGPRALTFTEVAAELTAATGREVRYAALTGAEYGEMLVGYGVPEAEAAFLAELFTTLLDGHNAAVTDGVKRVLGRDPKPFAAFAAEAARDSAWDA, from the coding sequence ATGGCTGATGAGACGCGGAAGCGGACACAGGAAACCGCCAACACCGCAGCGGTGTTGGTGACGAGCGGGACGGGCAAGACGGGCCGTCGGGTGGTGGAGCGGCTGACCGCGCGGGGCGTGCCGGTCAGGGTCGGCTCGCGCCGGGGCGAGGTGCCGTTCGACTGGGCGGACGAGTCGGGGTGGGAGGCCGCGCTGAGCGGAATGGAAGCGGCGTACGTGGCGTACGCCCCCGATCTGGGGGCGCCCGGGGCGCCGGGGGCGATGACCGCCTTCGGGGAGGTGGCACGGCGGTGCGGGGTGCGCCGCCTGGTGCTGCTGTCGGGGCGGGGCGAGCCGGAGGCGGAGGCCGCCGAGGAGGCGCTGCGGGCGGCCGCCGGGGACGCCGAACTCACGGTGCTGCGCTCGGCGTTCTTCACCCAGAACTTCAGCGAGGGAGCCCTGCTCGGCCCGGTGCGCGCGGGTGTGCTGGCGTTTCCGGCGGGCGACACCGCGGAGCCGTTCGTGGACGCGGACGACCTGGCCGATGTGGTGGTGCGCGTGCTGTGCGGGGAGGGCGGCGCGGGCCGGGTCCACGAGCTGACCGGCCCCCGCGCGCTGACCTTCACCGAGGTGGCCGCCGAGCTCACCGCGGCGACGGGCCGTGAAGTCCGCTATGCGGCGCTGACGGGCGCGGAGTACGGGGAGATGCTGGTCGGGTACGGCGTGCCGGAGGCGGAGGCGGCCTTCCTGGCCGAACTGTTCACGACGCTGCTCGACGGGCACAACGCGGCGGTCACGGACGGGGTGAAGCGGGTGCTGGGCCGCGACCCGAAACCGTTCGCGGCGTTCGCCGCGGAGGCGGCCCGGGACAGCGCCTGGGACGCGTAG
- a CDS encoding AraC family transcriptional regulator codes for MDALAELLDGPRARGALLLRMVMEPPWSVRIEDRAPLCLMSVTSGEAWIMPEGEAEPVLLRPGDLAVARGPDPYTVADRPGTEPRARIGPGGTCATLLGEPLSQSMELGVRTWGNARDGSAVVLVGTYLLDGEISGRLLDALPPLLVLPPGGRTGPLLTLLDNEIARDEPGQSTMLDRLLDLLLIDALRTWFSRPGAEPPTWYLAMADPVVGRALRLLRDEPAHPWTVAGLAARTGVSRAALARRFTDLVGEPPMAYLTGRRLAVAADLLRETDATVEAVARKVGYGQAFAFSTAFKRVRGVSPQEYRRGRTLPERQ; via the coding sequence ATGGACGCACTGGCCGAACTGCTGGACGGGCCACGGGCCCGTGGGGCTCTCCTGCTGCGGATGGTGATGGAGCCGCCCTGGTCCGTCCGGATCGAGGACCGCGCCCCGCTCTGCCTGATGTCCGTGACCAGCGGCGAGGCGTGGATCATGCCCGAGGGCGAGGCGGAACCCGTCCTGCTGCGCCCCGGTGACCTGGCCGTGGCCCGGGGCCCCGACCCGTACACCGTCGCCGACCGGCCCGGCACCGAACCGAGGGCGCGGATCGGCCCCGGCGGCACCTGCGCGACGCTGCTCGGCGAGCCGCTGTCCCAGTCCATGGAACTGGGCGTGCGCACCTGGGGCAACGCCCGCGACGGTTCGGCGGTCGTCCTCGTCGGTACGTATCTGCTCGACGGCGAGATCAGCGGGCGGCTGCTCGACGCGCTGCCCCCGCTGCTCGTCCTGCCGCCGGGCGGCCGCACCGGACCGCTGCTGACCCTGCTGGACAACGAGATCGCGCGCGACGAACCGGGACAGAGCACGATGCTCGACCGGCTGCTCGACCTGCTCCTCATCGACGCGCTGCGCACCTGGTTCTCCCGGCCCGGAGCCGAACCGCCCACCTGGTACCTGGCCATGGCCGACCCGGTCGTCGGCCGGGCGCTGAGGCTGCTGCGCGACGAGCCCGCACACCCCTGGACCGTGGCCGGGCTGGCCGCCAGGACCGGTGTGTCGCGGGCCGCCCTCGCCCGGCGCTTCACCGACCTGGTGGGGGAGCCCCCGATGGCCTACCTCACCGGCCGCCGCCTCGCCGTCGCGGCGGATCTCCTGCGCGAGACGGATGCCACGGTCGAGGCCGTGGCCCGCAAGGTGGGCTACGGCCAGGCATTCGCGTTCAGCACCGCCTTCAAGCGGGTACGGGGCGTCAGCCCGCAGGAGTACCGCAGGGGCCGGACCTTGCCGGAACGGCAATGA
- a CDS encoding class I SAM-dependent methyltransferase, translated as MSEHTGHGPHHDGHQGLHHEGTAGHGHGRGGAEPDWDVMAPLLERNAEISGEQYTEAARWIASLPTAPKVRRLLDIGSGPGVISCLLAEVFPEAEVVAVDGTPALLERTRARARRLGLADRVTTLHATLPAGLPDLGEADLIWAGNTLHHMGDQRAALAGFAALLRPGGTVALVEGGLQVRQLPRDLGFGRPGIEARMEAVEAELFEEMRAELPDARREAEDWAALFGAAGLTPQGTRSFLLDLPAPLGDAAREQVIADFTRRRAGLGDHLTAEDNAVLDRLLDPEDPAGLHRRPDTFLLLARTLHLGRRA; from the coding sequence ATGAGCGAGCACACCGGGCACGGACCCCACCACGACGGCCACCAGGGCCTCCACCACGAAGGCACCGCCGGGCACGGCCACGGACGCGGCGGGGCCGAACCCGACTGGGACGTCATGGCCCCGCTCCTGGAGCGGAACGCCGAGATCAGCGGCGAGCAGTACACCGAGGCGGCCCGCTGGATCGCCTCGCTGCCCACCGCGCCGAAGGTCCGCCGCCTCCTGGACATCGGCAGCGGCCCCGGAGTGATCTCCTGCCTGCTCGCCGAGGTCTTCCCCGAGGCGGAGGTCGTCGCCGTCGACGGCACCCCCGCCCTGCTGGAGCGCACCCGCGCCCGCGCGCGGCGACTCGGGCTCGCCGACCGCGTCACCACCCTGCACGCCACCCTCCCCGCCGGCCTCCCGGACCTCGGCGAGGCCGACCTGATCTGGGCCGGCAACACACTGCACCACATGGGCGACCAGCGCGCCGCCCTCGCCGGATTCGCCGCGCTGCTGCGCCCCGGCGGCACCGTCGCCCTCGTCGAGGGCGGGCTCCAGGTCCGGCAGCTCCCGCGCGATCTCGGCTTCGGCAGGCCGGGGATCGAAGCCCGGATGGAGGCGGTGGAGGCGGAGCTCTTCGAGGAGATGCGCGCCGAACTGCCCGACGCCCGGCGGGAGGCGGAGGACTGGGCGGCCCTGTTCGGCGCGGCGGGGCTCACCCCGCAGGGCACCCGCAGCTTCCTGCTCGACCTGCCCGCACCCCTCGGTGACGCGGCGCGCGAACAGGTCATCGCCGACTTCACCCGCCGCCGCGCCGGACTGGGCGACCACCTCACCGCCGAGGACAACGCCGTGCTCGACCGGCTCCTGGACCCCGAGGACCCGGCCGGACTGCACCGGCGCCCCGACACCTTCCTGCTCCTGGCCCGCACCCTGCACCTGGGCCGCCGCGCCTGA
- a CDS encoding aldo/keto reductase, with amino-acid sequence MSQVPSLTLNNGVEMPQLGFGVWQVPDDEATKAVTTAIESGYRSIDTAAIYQNETGTGKAIAASGVARDELFVTTKVWNTEQGYDSTLRAFDASLDKLGLDHVDLYLIHWPVPAKDAYIDTYRALEKIYADGRAKAIGVSNFLPEHLKRLLGETSVVPVLNQIELHPQLQQAESRALHAEHGIATEAWSPLGSGKGLLEVPTVLAVARKHGRTPAQAVIRWHLQTGNVVIPKSVTPSRIAENIDVFDFELDADDLAAFAALDEGKRLGPNPGEFNAGA; translated from the coding sequence GTGAGCCAGGTCCCCTCCCTCACTCTCAACAACGGCGTCGAAATGCCCCAGCTCGGTTTCGGCGTCTGGCAGGTGCCGGACGACGAGGCCACGAAGGCGGTCACCACCGCCATCGAGTCCGGTTACCGCAGCATCGACACCGCCGCGATCTACCAGAACGAGACGGGCACCGGAAAGGCCATCGCCGCCTCCGGCGTCGCGCGCGACGAGCTCTTCGTGACCACGAAGGTGTGGAACACCGAACAGGGATACGACTCGACGCTGCGCGCCTTCGACGCCTCGCTCGACAAGCTGGGCCTCGACCACGTCGACCTGTACCTGATCCACTGGCCGGTACCGGCCAAGGACGCGTACATCGACACCTACCGGGCGCTGGAGAAGATCTACGCGGACGGCCGCGCGAAGGCCATCGGAGTCTCGAACTTCCTGCCGGAGCACCTGAAGCGGCTGCTCGGCGAGACCTCGGTGGTGCCGGTGCTCAACCAGATCGAGCTGCACCCCCAGCTCCAGCAGGCCGAGTCGCGCGCGCTGCACGCCGAGCACGGCATCGCGACCGAGGCCTGGTCGCCGCTGGGTTCGGGCAAGGGCCTGCTGGAGGTGCCCACGGTCCTCGCGGTCGCCCGCAAGCACGGCCGTACGCCCGCGCAGGCCGTCATCCGCTGGCACCTCCAGACGGGCAACGTGGTGATCCCGAAGTCCGTGACGCCGTCGCGGATCGCGGAGAACATCGACGTGTTCGACTTCGAACTGGACGCCGACGACCTGGCCGCGTTCGCGGCGCTGGACGAGGGCAAGCGGCTCGGCCCGAACCCGGGCGAGTTCAACGCGGGGGCCTGA
- a CDS encoding AMP-dependent synthetase/ligase, translated as MAAAPHVGGLADVVFDHADEDPHRVALGRKDSDGRWQDVTSAAFRDEVLALARGLIAHGVRFGDRVALMSRTRYEWTLFDFALWAVGAQSVPVYPTSSAEQVLWMLHDAEVSAVMVEHEDHAMTVASVIDRLPQLKRLWQLDAGAVEELVESGAHVEDEVVHRHRRAVTPESVATIIYTSGTTGRPKGCVLTHANFMFETQTMASRWESVFHSRPGDEAATLLFLPLSHVFGRMVEVTAVRGRVKLGHQPELSAKALMPDLVSFRPTFILAVPYIFEKVFNGARRKAEAEGRTGPFDKAVDIAVKYAEAMEARAFGTGPGPSAALRMQHQFFDKVVYKKVRDAMGGRIRHAMSGGSGMERRLGLFFAGAGVTVYEGYGLTESTAAATANPPERTRYGTVGQPIPGTTVHIAEDGEVWLYGAHVFGGYLGDPKATDAVVHDGWLATGDLGALDEDGYLTITGRKKEILVTSGGKSVSPAALEERVRAHPLVAQCIVVGNDRPYIAALVTVDQEAVEHWLTMQGRQSLTPAELVRDPDVEMEVRRAVVAANTAVSQAESIRTFRILAHPFSEEHGLLTPSLKLKRGAIEAAYETEVAALYR; from the coding sequence ATGGCGGCCGCGCCCCACGTGGGCGGCCTCGCCGATGTCGTGTTCGACCATGCCGACGAGGACCCGCACCGGGTCGCACTCGGCCGAAAAGATTCGGACGGACGCTGGCAGGACGTCACGTCGGCCGCGTTCCGCGACGAGGTGCTGGCCCTGGCCCGGGGGCTGATCGCCCACGGGGTGCGGTTCGGCGACCGGGTGGCCCTGATGTCGCGTACGCGCTACGAGTGGACCCTCTTCGACTTCGCCCTGTGGGCGGTCGGCGCGCAGTCGGTGCCGGTCTATCCGACGTCCTCCGCCGAGCAGGTGCTGTGGATGCTGCACGACGCCGAGGTGTCGGCGGTGATGGTGGAGCACGAGGACCACGCGATGACGGTGGCGTCGGTCATCGACCGGCTGCCGCAGCTGAAGCGGCTGTGGCAGCTGGACGCGGGCGCGGTGGAGGAACTGGTCGAGTCGGGCGCGCACGTCGAGGACGAGGTGGTCCACCGGCACCGGCGCGCGGTGACGCCCGAGTCGGTGGCGACCATCATCTACACCTCGGGGACGACGGGCCGCCCCAAGGGGTGTGTGCTCACACACGCCAACTTCATGTTCGAGACGCAGACGATGGCCTCGCGCTGGGAGTCGGTCTTCCACTCCAGACCGGGTGACGAGGCGGCGACACTGCTCTTCCTGCCGCTGTCGCACGTCTTCGGACGGATGGTGGAGGTCACCGCGGTCCGCGGCCGGGTGAAGCTCGGCCACCAGCCGGAGCTGTCGGCGAAGGCCCTGATGCCGGACCTGGTCTCGTTCCGTCCCACCTTCATCCTGGCGGTCCCGTACATCTTCGAGAAGGTCTTCAACGGGGCCCGGCGCAAGGCCGAGGCGGAGGGCCGGACGGGTCCGTTCGACAAGGCCGTCGACATCGCGGTGAAGTACGCGGAGGCGATGGAGGCGCGGGCGTTCGGCACCGGGCCCGGTCCTTCCGCCGCGCTGCGGATGCAGCACCAGTTCTTCGACAAGGTCGTGTACAAGAAGGTCCGCGACGCGATGGGCGGCCGGATACGGCACGCCATGTCGGGCGGTTCCGGCATGGAGCGGCGGCTCGGTCTCTTCTTCGCGGGCGCCGGGGTGACGGTGTACGAGGGGTACGGGCTGACCGAGTCGACCGCGGCGGCCACCGCGAACCCGCCGGAGCGCACCCGGTACGGCACGGTCGGGCAGCCGATCCCCGGCACGACGGTGCACATCGCGGAGGACGGCGAGGTGTGGCTGTACGGGGCCCATGTGTTCGGCGGCTATCTCGGCGACCCGAAGGCCACCGACGCGGTGGTCCACGACGGCTGGCTGGCCACCGGGGACCTGGGCGCGCTGGACGAGGACGGCTATCTGACGATCACCGGGCGGAAGAAGGAGATCCTGGTGACCTCCGGCGGCAAGAGCGTCTCTCCGGCCGCCTTGGAGGAGCGGGTGCGGGCGCATCCGCTGGTGGCGCAGTGCATCGTCGTCGGCAACGACCGGCCGTACATCGCTGCGCTGGTCACCGTCGACCAGGAGGCCGTGGAGCACTGGCTGACGATGCAGGGGCGGCAGTCGCTGACCCCCGCCGAGCTGGTGCGTGACCCGGATGTGGAGATGGAGGTGCGGCGGGCGGTGGTGGCGGCCAACACGGCGGTCTCGCAGGCGGAGTCCATCCGCACGTTCCGCATCCTGGCGCACCCGTTCAGCGAGGAGCACGGGCTGCTCACCCCGTCGCTGAAGCTGAAGCGCGGGGCGATCGAGGCTGCGTACGAGACCGAGGTGGCCGCGCTGTACCGCTGA
- a CDS encoding LysR family transcriptional regulator, giving the protein MYDPVQLRTFLAVAQTLGFTAAARRLGVRQSTVSQHVRRLEDATGRQLFTRDTHRVELTADGEAMLGFARTILEAHERASAFFTGTRLRGRLRFGASEDFVQTRLPEILQTFRRDHPEVELELTVELSGTLHRQLEAGRLDLVLAKRRAGDTHGELVRRDTLVWIGAPGLRIDPDRPVPLVVFPPPGITRARALEVLEEQGRSWRVACTSGSLSGLIAAARAGLGVMVHTRGLVPPALVPVSARAGLPELGGVDFVLLHGRRRGGAQQAADALAAAILAGGDRLIRPPGGAGAEPGREQA; this is encoded by the coding sequence ATGTACGACCCCGTGCAGCTGCGCACCTTCCTCGCCGTCGCCCAGACCCTCGGCTTCACCGCCGCCGCCCGCCGGCTCGGGGTGCGGCAGTCCACGGTGAGCCAGCATGTGCGGCGGCTCGAGGACGCGACCGGGCGGCAGCTGTTCACCCGGGACACGCACCGCGTCGAACTCACGGCGGACGGCGAGGCGATGCTCGGCTTCGCCCGGACGATCCTGGAGGCGCACGAGCGGGCTTCGGCGTTCTTCACCGGCACCCGGCTGCGCGGGCGGCTGCGGTTCGGCGCGTCGGAGGACTTCGTGCAGACCCGGCTGCCGGAGATCCTCCAGACGTTCCGCCGCGACCACCCGGAGGTGGAGCTCGAACTGACCGTCGAGCTGTCGGGGACCCTGCACCGGCAGCTGGAGGCGGGCCGGCTCGATCTGGTGCTGGCCAAGCGGCGGGCCGGGGACACGCACGGCGAGCTGGTCCGGCGGGACACCCTGGTCTGGATCGGTGCGCCGGGGCTGCGGATCGACCCGGACCGGCCGGTGCCGCTGGTGGTCTTCCCGCCGCCGGGCATCACCCGGGCGCGGGCCCTGGAGGTGCTGGAGGAGCAGGGCCGCTCCTGGCGGGTGGCCTGCACCAGCGGCAGCCTCAGCGGTCTGATCGCCGCCGCGCGGGCGGGGCTCGGGGTGATGGTGCACACCCGCGGACTGGTGCCACCCGCACTGGTGCCGGTCTCGGCCAGGGCGGGGCTGCCGGAGCTGGGCGGTGTGGACTTCGTCCTGCTGCACGGCCGGCGGCGGGGCGGTGCGCAGCAGGCGGCGGACGCGCTGGCGGCGGCGATCCTGGCGGGCGGTGACCGGCTGATCCGGCCGCCCGGCGGGGCCGGTGCGGAACCGGGGCGGGAGCAGGCATGA
- a CDS encoding bile acid:sodium symporter family protein: protein MSRRLPQPPSWLPIDPYILALIGTVVLATLLPASGRAAEAAGGASTGAVAFLFFLYGARLSTADALEGLRHWRLHLAVLAATFVVFPLLGLASGGLVPYVLSPQLQSGFLFLCLVPSTIQSSIAFTSIARGNVPAAICAGSFSSIAGIFLTPLLAAALLGNSGGGFSADALLRIGVQLLLPFVAGQLLRRRIGGFLARHRRILGLVDRGSILLVVYTAFSEGMVAGIWHQVTPARFAALLAAEAVLLAAMLAVTWYGAKRLGFGREDRIAIQFAGSKKSLASGLPMASVLFGAQASLAVLPLMLFHQMQLMVCAVIAKRRARDPGDGGPEGTAPGAVAVSRGLSGGRGRQPGVRR, encoded by the coding sequence ATGAGCCGCCGCCTCCCGCAGCCGCCGTCCTGGCTGCCGATCGACCCGTACATACTGGCCCTGATCGGCACCGTCGTCCTCGCGACGCTGCTGCCCGCGTCGGGCCGTGCCGCCGAGGCGGCCGGCGGCGCCTCCACCGGAGCGGTCGCGTTCCTGTTCTTCTTGTACGGGGCGCGCCTGTCGACCGCCGACGCGCTGGAGGGCCTGCGGCACTGGCGGCTCCACCTCGCGGTCCTGGCCGCCACCTTCGTCGTCTTCCCCCTGCTGGGTCTGGCGAGCGGGGGACTGGTGCCGTACGTGCTGTCGCCGCAGTTGCAGAGCGGCTTCCTCTTCCTGTGCCTCGTCCCCTCGACCATCCAGTCGTCGATCGCCTTCACCTCGATCGCCCGCGGCAACGTGCCCGCCGCGATCTGCGCGGGCTCCTTCTCCTCGATCGCCGGCATCTTCCTCACCCCGCTGCTCGCCGCCGCACTGCTCGGAAACAGCGGCGGCGGCTTCTCCGCCGACGCCCTGCTGAGGATCGGCGTCCAACTGCTGCTGCCCTTCGTCGCGGGGCAGCTGCTGCGCCGCCGGATCGGCGGCTTCCTCGCCCGGCACCGCCGGATCCTCGGCCTGGTCGACCGGGGCTCGATCCTGCTCGTCGTCTACACGGCCTTCAGCGAGGGCATGGTCGCCGGCATCTGGCACCAGGTCACCCCGGCCAGGTTCGCCGCGCTCCTCGCCGCCGAGGCGGTCCTGCTCGCGGCCATGCTCGCGGTGACCTGGTACGGGGCGAAGCGGCTCGGCTTCGGCCGGGAGGACCGCATCGCGATCCAGTTCGCCGGCTCCAAGAAGAGCCTGGCCTCGGGTCTGCCCATGGCCAGCGTCCTGTTCGGCGCCCAGGCGAGCCTCGCCGTACTGCCGCTGATGCTCTTCCACCAGATGCAGCTCATGGTCTGCGCGGTGATCGCCAAGCGACGGGCCCGCGACCCGGGGGACGGCGGCCCGGAGGGCACGGCGCCCGGCGCCGTCGCGGTGAGCCGGGGCCTGTCCGGCGGGCGCGGGCGGCAACCGGGCGTGCGGCGGTGA
- a CDS encoding glycosyltransferase family 4 protein: MRISFLIHNAYGIGGTITTTFNLARALADRHDVEIISALRNRERPSITLDPRVRLRPLVDLRHEKDDPRHLRPAKVFPSSEYRYGEYSALTDERIGAALASLDTDVVVGTRPGLNVHLALQAPARTVRVGQEHLTLDHHSPRLRHALRRAYPRLDAITPVTEADTAVYRRKMRLPGVRLQALPNSVPAPALAPADGRGRIVVAAGRLAPMKRFDLLIEAFAPVAAAYPDWTLRVYGRGEERERLRALIDRLGLYNNVFLMGAVTPMESEWVKGSIGAVTSDYEPFGMTIVEAMRCGLPVVSTDCAYGPGEIITHGEDGRLVPVGDREALAGALLELVGDDELRRRMGRTALENSRRYGPAPVVAQAERLFEELLAARKDGRAVTGRDRAAASSGYAARDAVLIAASSVVRAARKARR; encoded by the coding sequence ATGCGAATCTCTTTCCTCATCCACAATGCGTACGGGATCGGAGGGACCATCACCACGACGTTCAACTTGGCCCGAGCACTGGCCGATCGGCACGATGTGGAGATCATCTCCGCGCTCCGGAACCGGGAACGGCCGAGCATCACGCTCGACCCGCGCGTGCGGCTGCGGCCCCTGGTGGATCTGCGGCACGAGAAGGACGATCCGCGGCATCTGAGACCGGCGAAGGTCTTTCCCTCGTCCGAGTACCGCTACGGGGAGTACAGCGCGCTCACCGACGAGCGCATCGGGGCAGCGCTGGCGTCGCTGGACACCGATGTCGTCGTGGGGACCCGCCCAGGTCTCAATGTCCACCTGGCGCTCCAGGCTCCCGCGCGGACGGTGCGCGTCGGCCAGGAGCACCTCACGCTCGACCACCACTCGCCGCGGCTGCGCCACGCGCTCCGCAGGGCCTATCCGCGACTGGACGCGATCACCCCCGTGACGGAGGCCGACACCGCCGTCTACCGGCGCAAGATGCGACTGCCGGGTGTACGTCTGCAAGCACTGCCCAACAGTGTCCCCGCCCCGGCCCTCGCGCCGGCCGACGGCCGTGGGCGCATCGTGGTCGCCGCCGGCCGGCTGGCGCCGATGAAGCGGTTCGACCTGCTGATCGAGGCCTTCGCTCCGGTCGCCGCCGCGTACCCCGACTGGACGTTGCGCGTCTACGGCAGGGGTGAGGAGCGGGAGCGGCTGCGGGCGCTCATCGACCGGCTCGGGCTGTACAACAACGTCTTCCTGATGGGCGCGGTGACCCCCATGGAGTCCGAGTGGGTGAAGGGATCGATCGGGGCGGTGACGTCCGACTACGAACCCTTCGGCATGACCATCGTCGAGGCGATGCGCTGCGGGCTGCCGGTCGTGAGCACCGACTGCGCGTACGGCCCCGGCGAGATCATCACCCATGGCGAGGACGGCCGCCTGGTTCCCGTCGGCGACCGGGAGGCGCTGGCCGGCGCCCTGCTGGAGCTCGTGGGCGATGACGAGCTGCGCCGGCGCATGGGACGCACCGCGCTGGAGAACTCCCGGCGCTACGGCCCCGCCCCCGTCGTGGCCCAGGCCGAGCGGCTGTTCGAGGAACTGCTGGCGGCCCGGAAGGACGGCCGGGCGGTGACCGGGAGGGACCGCGCAGCGGCGAGCAGCGGCTACGCGGCCAGGGACGCCGTGCTCATCGCGGCAAGCAGTGTCGTGAGGGCCGCGCGGAAGGCGCGACGATGA
- the fdhD gene encoding formate dehydrogenase accessory sulfurtransferase FdhD gives MGRVTERRRTIRIRDGAVSSRPDTLVAEEPLEIRLNGRPLAITMRTPGDDFALAAGFLVSEGVIGDTRDVQSIVYCAGATADGVNTYNVVDVRLAPGVEVPDITLERNVYTTSSCGLCGKASLDAVRTTTRHPIADTPPLRVAPALLALLPDRLRAAQRVFDRTGGLHAAALFTETGEPADVREDVGRHNAVDKLVGRALTDGRLPLSRSILLVSGRASFELAQKAVMAGIPMLAAVSAPSSLAVDLAAETGLTLVGFLRGPSMNVYAGEHRIVLDAGDDVSGGSVTGPQGNLR, from the coding sequence ATGGGACGGGTCACCGAGCGCCGCCGCACCATCCGCATCCGGGACGGGGCCGTCTCCAGCCGCCCCGACACCCTCGTCGCCGAGGAGCCGCTGGAGATACGGCTGAACGGCAGGCCGCTCGCGATCACGATGCGCACCCCGGGCGACGACTTCGCGCTCGCGGCGGGTTTCCTGGTGAGCGAGGGGGTGATCGGTGACACCCGCGACGTGCAGTCGATCGTGTACTGCGCCGGCGCGACGGCCGACGGTGTGAACACCTACAACGTGGTGGACGTGAGACTCGCGCCCGGTGTCGAGGTCCCCGACATCACACTGGAGCGCAACGTCTACACCACGTCGTCCTGCGGGCTGTGCGGCAAGGCGAGCCTGGACGCGGTCCGCACCACGACCCGCCACCCGATCGCCGACACACCCCCGCTGCGGGTGGCCCCCGCGCTGCTGGCGCTGCTCCCCGACCGGCTGCGGGCCGCCCAGCGGGTCTTCGACCGGACCGGGGGTCTGCACGCGGCGGCGCTGTTCACCGAGACGGGCGAGCCGGCCGACGTCCGCGAGGACGTCGGCCGGCACAACGCGGTCGACAAGCTGGTCGGCCGCGCGCTGACCGACGGCCGGCTGCCGCTGTCCCGGTCGATCCTGCTGGTCTCGGGACGCGCCTCGTTCGAACTGGCGCAGAAGGCGGTGATGGCGGGCATTCCGATGCTGGCGGCCGTCTCGGCGCCCTCGTCGCTCGCCGTGGACCTGGCGGCCGAGACCGGCCTCACCCTGGTCGGCTTCCTGCGCGGGCCCTCGATGAACGTGTACGCGGGAGAGCACCGCATCGTGCTGGACGCGGGTGACGACGTGTCCGGCGGGTCGGTGACGGGGCCGCAGGGCAACCTCCGGTAG
- a CDS encoding beta-ketoacyl-ACP synthase III produces MTGSRVVALGHYQPAKVLTNEDLAAMVDTSDEWITSRVGIRTRHIGRPDEPVDELAAHAAAKALAGAGLQPADIDLVLVATSTAIDRSPSMSARVAARLGMVSPAVMDINVVCSGFTHALATADHALRAGAATRALVIGADKMGDIVDWTDRSSCVLMGDGAGAAVVVADTEDAALPGIGPVLWGSVPAMGDAVRIEGTPPRFAQEGQSVYRWATIQLPPIARKVCEKAGLTPEDLAVVVLHQANLRIIEPVARKIGAVNAVIARDVVDSGNTSAASIPMALSKLVERGEVPSGAPALLFGFGGNLSYAGQVIRCP; encoded by the coding sequence ATGACCGGCTCACGTGTCGTGGCGCTCGGCCACTACCAGCCCGCCAAGGTACTCACCAACGAGGACCTGGCGGCCATGGTCGACACCAGTGACGAGTGGATCACCAGCCGCGTCGGCATCCGGACCCGTCATATCGGGCGCCCCGACGAGCCGGTCGACGAGCTCGCCGCGCACGCCGCGGCCAAGGCCCTCGCCGGGGCGGGCCTCCAGCCGGCCGACATCGACCTGGTGCTGGTGGCCACCTCCACCGCCATCGACCGCTCGCCGAGCATGTCGGCCCGGGTCGCCGCCCGCCTCGGCATGGTGTCGCCCGCGGTCATGGACATCAACGTGGTCTGTTCCGGTTTCACCCACGCCCTCGCCACCGCCGACCACGCCCTGCGGGCCGGCGCCGCCACCCGCGCGCTGGTGATCGGCGCCGACAAGATGGGCGACATCGTCGACTGGACGGATCGTTCCAGCTGTGTGCTGATGGGGGACGGCGCCGGCGCGGCCGTCGTGGTCGCCGACACCGAGGACGCGGCGCTGCCCGGCATCGGACCGGTGCTGTGGGGCTCGGTCCCCGCCATGGGGGACGCGGTACGGATCGAGGGGACACCGCCCCGCTTCGCGCAGGAGGGCCAGTCGGTCTACCGCTGGGCCACCATCCAGCTGCCGCCCATCGCCCGCAAGGTGTGCGAGAAGGCGGGCCTCACCCCCGAGGACCTCGCCGTCGTGGTCCTGCACCAGGCCAACCTGCGGATCATCGAGCCGGTCGCCAGGAAGATCGGCGCGGTCAACGCCGTCATCGCGCGCGATGTGGTGGACTCCGGCAACACCTCCGCCGCGTCCATTCCCATGGCCCTGTCCAAGCTGGTCGAGCGGGGTGAGGTCCCCAGCGGCGCTCCCGCGCTGCTCTTCGGCTTCGGCGGCAACCTCAGCTACGCGGGACAGGTGATCCGCTGCCCCTGA